The segment CCTGTTCTTCGGGGATTCCGCCCATGCTCCCTACGGTGAGAAGTCGGTCGAATGGGTGCGCGAGCGCAGCGAGCAGATCGTGGACCATTTGATAGCCAGCGGCGTGAAGGCCGTGGTCATCGCCTGCAACACGGCCACCTCGGCCGCAGCGGAGGTTTTGCGCGCGAAATACCCCGACGTGCCCATCATCGGGGTCGAACCGGCCCTTAAGCCGGCCGCCATCTCGCCCGAGGGCGATCGCATATTGGTGATGGCCACCCAGGTCACGTTGGGTCTCGAGAAGTTCCATAAGCTCAGCGAAGAATGGGGCGGCGACAAGGTGCACACCGTCGCCTGCGACGGGCTGGCCGCCCGCATCGAGCAGGGGAACCTGGGCGCTCCCGACCTCATCGAGCTGCTCGAGTCGCTGATCGGGCCGTATTGCGGACGTGTGACCAGCGTCGTTTTGGGCTGCACGCACTACCCGTTCATCGCCCGCCAGATCCAGAGGGTCCTCGGCGACGACGTCATGCTCTTCGACG is part of the Berryella intestinalis genome and harbors:
- the murI gene encoding glutamate racemase; translated protein: MDEFDGYIGVFDSGVGGISVLKEAVAELPHENFLFFGDSAHAPYGEKSVEWVRERSEQIVDHLIASGVKAVVIACNTATSAAAEVLRAKYPDVPIIGVEPALKPAAISPEGDRILVMATQVTLGLEKFHKLSEEWGGDKVHTVACDGLAARIEQGNLGAPDLIELLESLIGPYCGRVTSVVLGCTHYPFIARQIQRVLGDDVMLFDGGEGTARHLALVLEEAELLSDYPGEGLVEFRSSKNSPEEIELYRWFFDRSLRA